One Streptomyces sp. L2 genomic window carries:
- a CDS encoding sugar porter family MFS transporter produces MTSTAQAPQPGARTAHPEHLGHVIFIAAAAAMGGFLFGYDSSVINGAVEAIRGRYDIGSAALAQVIAIALIGCAIGAATAGRIADRIGRIRCMQIAAVLFTISAVGSALPFALWDLAFWRIVGGFAIGMASVIGPAYIAEVAPPAYRGRLGSFQQAAIVVGIAISQLVNWGILNAADGKQRGHLMGLEAWQVMLGVMVVPAVLYGLLSFAIPESPRFLISVGRRDRAREILAEVEGDIDFDARITEIEHAMKREEKSGFRDLLGGSFFFKPIVWVGIGLSVFQQFVGINVAFYYSSTLWQSVGVNPSDSFFYSFTTSIINIVGTVIAMIFVDRIGRRPLALIGSVGMAVGLALEAWAFSHHLVDGKLPAAQGWTALIAAHVFVLFFALSWGVVVWVMLGEMFPNKIRAAALGVAASAQWIANWAITASFPSLADWNLSVTYVIYAVFAALSIPFVLRFVRETKGKALEEMG; encoded by the coding sequence GTGACCAGCACAGCGCAGGCACCCCAGCCAGGAGCCAGGACGGCTCATCCCGAACATCTCGGGCACGTCATCTTCATCGCGGCGGCGGCCGCCATGGGCGGCTTCCTGTTCGGTTACGACAGCTCCGTCATCAACGGTGCCGTCGAGGCCATCCGGGGCCGCTACGACATCGGCTCCGCGGCGCTGGCCCAGGTCATCGCCATCGCCCTGATCGGCTGCGCCATCGGCGCCGCCACCGCCGGCCGCATAGCCGACCGGATCGGCCGCATCCGCTGCATGCAGATCGCCGCCGTCCTGTTCACGATCAGCGCCGTCGGCTCCGCCCTGCCGTTCGCCCTGTGGGACCTCGCCTTCTGGCGGATCGTCGGCGGCTTCGCCATCGGCATGGCCTCCGTCATCGGCCCCGCCTACATCGCCGAGGTCGCCCCGCCCGCCTACCGCGGCCGCCTCGGCTCCTTCCAGCAGGCCGCGATCGTCGTCGGCATCGCCATCTCCCAGCTGGTCAACTGGGGCATCCTCAACGCCGCCGACGGCAAGCAGCGCGGCCACCTGATGGGCCTGGAGGCCTGGCAGGTCATGCTCGGCGTGATGGTCGTCCCGGCCGTCCTCTACGGCCTGCTGTCCTTCGCGATCCCCGAGTCCCCGCGCTTCCTGATCTCCGTCGGCCGGCGCGACCGGGCCCGCGAGATCCTCGCCGAGGTCGAGGGCGACATCGACTTCGACGCCCGGATCACCGAGATCGAGCACGCCATGAAGCGCGAGGAGAAGTCCGGCTTCCGGGACCTGCTCGGCGGCTCCTTCTTCTTCAAGCCGATCGTCTGGGTCGGTATCGGCCTGTCCGTCTTCCAGCAGTTCGTCGGCATCAACGTCGCCTTCTACTACTCCTCGACGCTGTGGCAGTCCGTCGGCGTGAACCCGTCCGACTCGTTCTTCTACTCCTTCACGACGTCGATCATCAACATCGTCGGCACCGTGATCGCGATGATCTTCGTGGACCGCATCGGCCGCCGGCCGCTCGCCCTCATCGGCTCCGTCGGCATGGCCGTCGGCCTCGCCCTGGAGGCGTGGGCGTTCAGCCACCACCTCGTCGACGGCAAGCTGCCCGCCGCCCAGGGCTGGACCGCCCTGATCGCCGCCCACGTCTTCGTCCTCTTCTTCGCCCTCTCCTGGGGCGTGGTCGTCTGGGTCATGCTCGGCGAGATGTTCCCGAACAAGATCCGCGCCGCCGCGCTGGGCGTGGCCGCCTCCGCGCAGTGGATCGCCAACTGGGCCATCACCGCGAGCTTCCCGTCGCTGGCCGACTGGAACCTCTCCGTGACCTACGTGATCTACGCCGTCTTCGCCGCGCTCTCCATCCCGTTCGTCCTGAGGTTCGTCAGGGAGACGAAGGGCAAGGCCCTGGAAGAAATGGGCTGA
- a CDS encoding LLM class flavin-dependent oxidoreductase, with the protein MPVTVVRFNLVEPGATPASLAARYRAALEMAAYADENGVSTVQTEEHHGVADNWLPSPFAFAGAVFGATRRIAVTVSAIIGPLHDPLRLAEEIAVLDLLSGGRLVTVAGIGYRPEEYALFDVDWKRRGRLQDELLETLLTAWTGEEFTYRGRAVRLTPRPYTDPHPLLLVGGSSRAAARRAARLGLPFFPSANLPELEAYYKEQLSAYGTEGWTMMPAAETPLLHLSEDPDRTWAEYGRHFLHEARTYASWQSGDIRSAVRSAATTVDELRAEGVYRVLTPGQCVELGLDSLVLHPLAGGMPLEEGWRSLRLFAEKVLPALAG; encoded by the coding sequence ATGCCCGTCACGGTCGTACGCTTCAACCTCGTCGAACCCGGCGCCACTCCCGCCTCCCTGGCCGCCCGTTACCGCGCCGCGCTGGAGATGGCCGCGTACGCCGACGAGAACGGGGTCAGCACGGTGCAGACCGAGGAGCACCACGGTGTCGCCGACAACTGGCTCCCGTCGCCGTTCGCCTTCGCGGGCGCGGTGTTCGGCGCCACCCGCCGGATCGCCGTGACGGTGTCGGCGATCATCGGCCCGCTGCACGACCCGCTGCGGCTGGCCGAGGAGATCGCCGTACTGGACCTGCTCAGCGGCGGGCGCCTGGTGACGGTGGCCGGGATCGGCTACCGGCCCGAGGAGTACGCCCTCTTCGACGTGGACTGGAAACGGCGCGGCCGGCTCCAGGACGAACTGCTGGAGACCCTGCTGACGGCGTGGACCGGCGAGGAGTTCACCTACCGGGGCCGTGCGGTACGGCTCACCCCGCGCCCGTACACCGATCCGCACCCGCTGCTGCTGGTCGGCGGTTCGTCCAGGGCCGCCGCCCGCCGGGCCGCGCGGCTCGGCCTGCCCTTCTTCCCCAGCGCGAACCTGCCGGAGCTGGAGGCGTACTACAAGGAGCAGCTCAGCGCGTACGGCACCGAGGGCTGGACCATGATGCCCGCCGCCGAGACCCCGCTGCTGCACCTCTCCGAGGACCCGGACCGGACGTGGGCCGAGTACGGCCGGCACTTCCTGCACGAGGCACGGACCTACGCGTCCTGGCAGTCCGGCGACATCCGCTCGGCCGTGCGGTCGGCGGCCACGACCGTGGACGAGCTGCGCGCCGAGGGTGTCTACCGCGTCCTCACGCCGGGCCAGTGCGTGGAGCTGGGCCTGGACAGCCTGGTCCTGCACCCGCTGGCGGGCGGGATGCCCCTGGAGGAGGGCTGGCGCAGCCTGCGGTTGTTCGCCGAGAAGGTGCTGCCGGCGCTGGCGGGGTGA